A genomic stretch from Leptospira selangorensis includes:
- a CDS encoding TlpA family protein disulfide reductase — MVFRKAWPVLLLLFSILFLNDCRSDEQPLLYQVTLQDWDGNSHKFSEDKGKLVVLDFWASWCEPCKKAVPVVEKLRGKLKDSPAIVLGVNTEDDLSLEEIRKAASEFGMLYPSLLDPKWELVTPLKIEGQPALFVFSKSGKKLHSQYGISEKDLPILTGRLKNWLESP; from the coding sequence ATGGTTTTTAGAAAAGCCTGGCCAGTTTTACTTCTTCTTTTTTCCATTTTATTCTTAAACGATTGCAGATCGGATGAGCAACCTTTGCTCTATCAGGTAACCCTCCAAGATTGGGACGGGAATTCTCATAAATTTTCAGAGGACAAGGGAAAATTAGTCGTCTTGGATTTCTGGGCAAGTTGGTGTGAACCTTGCAAAAAAGCGGTCCCTGTGGTTGAAAAATTAAGAGGTAAATTGAAAGATTCTCCTGCTATCGTGTTAGGAGTGAATACGGAAGACGATCTAAGTTTAGAAGAGATCAGAAAAGCAGCTTCTGAATTTGGAATGTTATACCCAAGCCTTTTAGACCCGAAATGGGAACTTGTAACTCCTCTTAAGATAGAGGGACAACCCGCTTTATTCGTATTTAGCAAATCCGGAAAGAAACTTCATTCCCAATATGGAATTTCAGAGAAAGATCTACCAATATTGACCGGAAGACTAAAAAACTGGCTCGAATCTCCATAG